A genomic segment from Gossypium hirsutum isolate 1008001.06 chromosome D04, Gossypium_hirsutum_v2.1, whole genome shotgun sequence encodes:
- the LOC121216078 gene encoding UDP-glycosyltransferase 708C1: MSISPGSVTSQPHIALFPSAGMGHLTPFLRLASLLLSHNCKLTLITAKPTVSVAECTHISSFLSKHPEINHIEFHVPPMQLSGSISDDPFFIQFEATSRSAHQIHPLLASLTPPVSAIFADLVVANGANKVAVDLGVRNYIVSTTSLKFLSLMAYLPVLTTSAAAKLVDGATEIEIPGLTPLPISSIPPPFFNADHGFTATLVSNAKALPFCNGILMNTFESFEPETLSAINNKRALSNLPSILPIGPLETYGLNMNGQTRYLPWLNDQPAESVVFLSFGSRTAMSKDQIKELSDGLERSGYRFLWVLKTKKVDKDEKEDLGEILSSSFLERTKNRGMVIKEWVNQQDILGNAAIGGFVSHCGWNSVMEAAGNGVPVLAWPQHGDQRTNAEVLEKAGLGIWDATWGWGGQRLVKQDEIQRKISELMTDEKLKSKAKSVGDEAKKATGNGGTSKNTILETIESLKQNVQTVLGTHKN, encoded by the coding sequence ATGTCGATTTCCCCAGGTTCTGTCACATCTCAGCCGCACATTGCGCTCTTTCCGAGTGCCGGAATGGGTCATCTGACCCCTTTTCTCCGCCTCGCCTCGCTGCTATTATCCCACAACTGTAAGCTAACTTTGATCACCGCCAAACCTACTGTTTCAGTCGCTGAATGTACACACATTTCTTCCTTTCTCTCCAAACATCCAGAAATCAATCATATTGAATTCCATGTCCCTCCAATGCAGCTTTCGGGTTCCATTTCGGATGACCCTTTTTTCATCCAATTCGAAGCCACTAGCCGCTCTGCACATCAGATACATCCATTGTTAGCTTCTTTAACTCCACCGGTTTCCGCCATTTTTGCAGACCTTGTGGTCGCCAATGGTGCCAACAAAGTTGCGGTTGATCTCGGGGTTCGAAACTACATTGTTTCTACCACTTCTCTCAAGTTTCTTTCACTCATGGCGTATCTACCGGTCCTGACAACATCGGCTGCTGCTAAGCTCGTCGATGGTGCCACCGAGATCGAGATCCCGGGGCTGACCCCGTTGCCGATATCAAGCATTCCACCTCCATTCTTCAATGCCGATCATGGGTTTACAGCAACCCTTGTTTCAAACGCTAAAGCTCTCCCTTTCTGCAATGGAATCCTAATGAACACCTTTGAATCCTTTGAGCCTGAAACTCTTTCAGCAATCAACAACAAGAGAGCCTTAAGCAATCTCCCATCGATTCTCCCTATAGGACCATTGGAAACTTATGGTCTCAACATGAACGGCCAAACTCGATATCTTCCATGGCTGAACGACCAACCAGCTGAATCAGTCGTTTTCTTAAGCTTCGGAAGCAGAACGGCCATGTCGAAAGATCAAATAAAGGAATTAAGTGATGGATTAGAGAGAAGTGGGTATCGATTCCTTTGGGTTCTCAAGACGAAAAAAGTTGACAAAGATGAAAAAGAAGATTTGGGAGAGATATTAAGCAGTTCCTTTCTCGAAAGAACAAAGAACAGAGGAATGGTAATCAAAGAATGGGTGAACCAGCAAGATATTCTGGGAAATGCAGCCATTGGAGGATTTGTAAGCCATTGTGGGTGGAACTCAGTGATGGAAGCTGCTGGGAATGGGGTTCCAGTGCTGGCATGGCCTCAACATGGGGACCAAAGAACAAATGCAGAGGTTTTGGAGAAAGCTGGGCTTGGAATATGGGATGCAACGTGGGGATGGGGAGGTCAGAGATTGGTTAAACAAGATGAGATTCAGAGAAAGATCAGTGAGTTGATGACAGATGAGAAGCTGAAGAGCAAGGCTAAAAGTGTAGGGGATGAAGCTAAGAAAGCTACTGGAAATGGTGGGACTTCCAAAAACACAATCCTGGAAACCATTGAATCGTTGAAGCAAAATGTGCAGACTGTTTTAGGAACTCATAAAAATTAG